The sequence below is a genomic window from Glandiceps talaboti chromosome 14, keGlaTala1.1, whole genome shotgun sequence.
atacatacatacatacatacatacatacatagaaatgcataaggaactaataaaccagtccgtatatatagctgttaaatccgacgtttcgaataaatattctttttcaaaggaaaaattggcgagactcAAAAATACCAGgtcaaaacccgaacatttctaaatataatggaatataaacggttatacgtgggataagttcttaaattcgcacgcaccaaatagaacccaatagaatacgcctgaaatttaaataaTACCCAGTTTttagattgggaaagacgagaataatctattaattccaaggggttccagcgttccaagacggaaaatgatttcttcttcctttaacctcaaggctttctcatcaccagaaaccttacaaattcctgaaatggacatatctgatacactatgatcgtttgtaataaaatgcatagatacgggatagttacgattcttgtgtctggtcaaacggagatgttccacgaaacgatcaccaagacgacgtacagttgaacctatatatagaaaaccacatttttgacatgtaatgcaatacactacattagtactaatacaagtaaatctacttgtaacaggcacactgttcttagggctaaaaacatgattagtattaataatgaaacgacatgtaccacatcgagtacgatcgcacggaaaagaaccagcattaacttccaattcacgttgttctgtacgtaccaccatatctctaagactggtatcacgacgccaagctgttaatggtactgcaggaaacaatgaattggtaaccctattagaacgtaagatattaaaatgcttgtatataatgtttttaactctagttgaaaagggatggtatgtaagagctagtatgggacgatcgttgttactcctctgatcatgtgatttgatacaagcttccctagaaaaagatgatactttatgtaaatccgcgttggtaacagacataggataaccacgttgatggaagtacgtgaAAAATTCAGCAGACatattttttacatacatacatacatacatacatacattcatacgtTAGGCTGACAGATCAGCCGTAGTCAGTGctgtctaatctccctttccccaaaCCAGGGCCAAAACAGGGAGGGCTCATAAGCTCAGACTATCGACGCCATTACATCACTTTAAGTGATATAATATCTATAACAAGATGTTCAACTTCAACAGTCCCAAATTATCCACACTTGTCAGAATAGAAATGTCTTTGTATATATACCTCCTGTGTCATGTATGTGGGTGTCGTGTATATATCCAGTAGGCGTAATTAGGTCATTAAGTTTTCACTTGTATCACTAATTACTGTATAGTAGTTTTTTCAAAAACTATGGCAGCTAGATATTACAGAAGTACATCTATGTATCACTTACCGTAAACTTCACCGTAACAGTTTAATGGGACTTCACTTGAATGTTTTGGACTCCACGTAGTCAGAAAGACGAACAGACGATAACGTGATCACGTGCCCTTGATCTTAGGTCAAATGACGAAAGGTGAATCTGTGTTGTTAGGTTTATAGTTGCTTCTAGTCATAGTGTTAAAAGACAGACCCTAGATTTTCTCGTTCGCAAAGTTTGCATTCGTTAGGGCAGGGGCAACAAAACTGATGGGGCGGAGGTGCAGGCGAGAAAACAAATTGTAAGTACACCTCATACCGAGCACATGCAGTATAACGTTCATAATTATAAAAACACGGGCAAGGAGTCAAGTCATAGaagtgttgtttttcttttgttgttcttgatggtattgttgttgttgttgttgttgttgttgttgttgttgttgttgttgttgttgttgttgttgttgtttgtcaCAAGGTGAATTTTGTAAAGTATACTAGACTGACCCTTGGTCGGTCGATATCccatttatgtaaattgaatAGGGTGGTTGGTGGCTACTATTAGCATATTAGAGTACAGTGGTTGGTGGTGGATAGGGCACTATACAAAGGCCTGAGAGCCCGTCCTCCTGGCACAGATCACTTTTGCTTCGCCGTCTGACGACCAAATATCATCTTAATTTGGTTGAAGCCTTGCTGGTTGTTGTTGCTGTATGGACTCTGAAATTGTACACTAACTGTGCACTGTAGAACCTCGTTGAATATCTACAAGCTGGCATGCTGAAACGCTAACTGCAACCCAAACAATAGTGTGTGACTGCTTCGGACTCACTCGACGAAAGTAATTCGATAGTACTGAACTTGTAAGTAATTCACGCGAACAACGCGTACGGGCACGTGTCGGATGACAACCTGAACCTTTAGTTGTGATTTTGATTAAGTTGCCACCACCAACCTTTAACTTATCAGTCCTTTAACTcatgttacatgcaatgtactAGAAATTTATTTAATTCTTTAGTCTTGCTGAgtgttgtacatatttttttcacttgCATTAACATAACAAAGTTCTTGAAGCGAAACCTGTGACCCCGTGTGTATGCGGGCATTCTTTTCCGTAGAAACGGTTGGTTCCCCACCCTCTAGACTGCAATTACGCTACAAATCCCACTCGGTTATCTTGGcattgtagttgttgttgttgttgttgttgttgttgttgttgctgttgttgttgttgttgttgttgaatgtgttgtttttgttgttgttattgttgttgttgttggtggtggtggtggtggtggtattgttgttgttgttgttgttgttgttattgtttggtcATGACAATTGAGTCGCATATctcatatacatattttatatatgtatatataaaaaaaaacatatccaTCTCAGTGAATGCCCAATACCTGTCTGTCATATGTGTGTATAACATAATGAACAGACAATAGTTGAAGTTTATCTACAACACATCCCAGTGACCTAATTCAATCTATTCTAAACTTTGACAATGATCAGATCTTCCTCATCCGCACTCAAAATGATTTTACCATCAGATTTAATACAGTGGGTATCTATCATCttcatgacgtcatcatacAACTGCTTTGGAGCAGTCTTCCTAAAATCCAGAATCTCTGTGAATAAATCAAGCATATCGTTGCCCTCTTGTGAATCTTCCTTGAAGCACTCGTTGACCACGATAGTCTTCTTCCTATACTTGGTGCTGACTTTCAAGTCTGGGAAGCGCTCTTCGAGACTTTTGCGGACAAATGTTGAACCAATGAAATGAAACTTCGGATCATAATAATACTCTCCGACCTTTTCAAGGACTTTCTCGGCTGAACCTGATCAAAGGAAAGCGAATAAAAAATGCAATTTATTACAGGGctcaacatacatatacattcaacCTTGCTTTCCAGTCAATGTCAATTCGTATCAATTAGTATCAATTCGAAAATCTTGCATATACAATTCTGGACGAAAATTTTTCAGGAGATGAACGACCAAACCAAATGATTGCTCAGCTCAAGATTTTCATTTACAGCTGTAATAGTCTTGGTTGAATGATCAGTTATCCTTTGCACATGAGCAGTACATCATGTATTCCACTTTGATCACTAAATCTATTCATAAGTTATAATTACCCTTCACCATAACTATCAACAATAGTCCATCCTTCTGCAAAGTCTCATACAAATTAAACAACGTGCTAGCTGGATCAACGAAATGGTAGGCACATTGGATTGCATGCACTATATGGAAAGACTCTTTCGTCTCTGCGATGTTTCTTTTCTCTCGGTACTCTTCAATCGTCGCGTTATTAAACTCCATATTCACATTCTGCCATTGACCCTGGTTTGTCTTCAGTGTTGCAAGGTCTTTAAATTTCTGGAGTTCATCTTTGTCTGGTTCCACGACTACATAGGTGATCGTAGAAAACTTCTTAGACAGAACACCAATGATAAACTCATCAACCAAACCTATTAACACAAAGACCGTTGGTAAAAGTACTTCTACCGAGAAAGTCGTTTACATTAACAAATGTCATGTGACCCAATAAACCTTACTAACAGTATTGCTACATTCACTCACTCGCTCTCttcctccccctccctcccttaTTCAGTCTCTCGCTCACTCACCAACCCAGCCACCCCACCGTTCATCCAGCCATCTATCCtccgctcgctcgctcactcattcacttactcacacacacacacacacactcactcactcactcactcaatcactcactcattcattcattcaacacGCAcgcactctctctctctctctctctctctctctctctctctctctctctctctctctctctctctctctctctctctctctctctctctctctctctctctctctctctctctccacacgaattgttatataatttaatgtgtgtatatacaatgtactcaATTACCATTTCCACTACCAACAGCAAGTACACGAAGTACAGAAACATTGCTACCGTCAAAGTTCTCAAATGTCTTAATCATGTCCTGTTGACGTTCTGTATCCACGATATCCCATCCATTTTTCACTATCGCCCTGTACTTCTTGAAATATAAGTCAGGAAAGTGAATTAGTGTTTTAATTTCAACAGCCATCGCTCTTCTTCAGGTTCTGTAGGATAATAAATGACAATcttatactacatatatatatatatatatatatatatatatatatatatatatatatatatatatatatatatatatatatatataggtttatTGCATCAAGGCAACTGACCCATGACCTCACAAGGAATAAATAGACTATACATTGGTCACATAACTTAGTAGAAAAGATACAAATTTGTGATTATATGTTAACATGTTAACACGCCACCAGTGGCAATTATTGGCCATTATGCCTAATCATGAATGCCTTGTAAATATAAAGGCTTAGTCGTTGTATAATATGGGAGTTTTGTCAGAGGACATCAGATCGataaatttgaacatatttgGGTGAGTCCAGTAATATCGAGGTATGTACCTATTCCTGAGCAGACCAAATTGTGTACACAATAAAACGAAATGAATCCCATCTTCAATAACCCCGACAGTTGCTGCACACCCTATCTGCAGGTGAGGTTCTCGGCCTGGTTAAACGGCCAGCCTCGATTTGGAGTGGGTGGGACGAAACTCTTAATCTAGTGAGAGCATCTCTATATTTCGTAATAGACACATTGTCTAAATAcggtttgaaattaaaatgtatcaaaatgtcTGTATCATCTTGCTCTAGACGAATCGTTCAACCTACTGTTCCAAGTTTGCATATATTTGTCAGATAGTCGCTGCGTAAATAAAGCCAAGAATTTAAACTCCTCCACCACCCCCTGTTGCATCCATGTATACGTCACTCCCAACTCAGCTAACATATGTTTTACTGACGACACCCAACAATTATATCTGGGATGTTGTTGCAGATCAGTCAATAAAACATCATAAATTTTCCTTATATATTTGCTTGGCTTAcagtatattattttcaacCAAAATCTTACAATCCTATAAAAGCGAACTATTCGATATGGGACTCTACCAAGTTCACCATAGATGAAATCATTTTGTGTACTCTGCTTAACGCCAAGAAGCTTTTACAGAATGACAAATGAACTCTCTCAATAGCGTCAGCATGAACAAAACCCCATATCTCATCCCCATAATTTATGATAGGAGAAACTAAAgtgtcaaataaatataaaacatgCCTAGGGGTGAGGTTTTCAAACTTATAAAGATATGTATTCAGTTGAAAAACTGCTTTCTGCGCTTGACCGCCAATGTTCTTTTCGCCTCATCAAAAGAacctcatacatacatacatacatacatacatacatacatacatacatacatacattagtctgacagatcagccgttgtcGGCGCactctaatctccctttccccaaaCTAGGGCGGGCTGATAAGCTCAGactaatgacgtcattacatC
It includes:
- the LOC144445974 gene encoding histamine N-methyltransferase-like isoform X1, which encodes MAVEIKTLIHFPDLYFKKYRAIVKNGWDIVDTERQQDMIKTFENFDGSNVSVLRVLAVGSGNGLVDEFIIGVLSKKFSTITYVVVEPDKDELQKFKDLATLKTNQGQWQNVNMEFNNATIEEYREKRNIAETKESFHIVHAIQCAYHFVDPASTLFNLYETLQKDGLLLIVMVKGSAEKVLEKVGEYYYDPKFHFIGSTFVRKSLEERFPDLKVSTKYRKKTIVVNECFKEDSQEGNDMLDLFTEILDFRKTAPKQLYDDVMKMIDTHCIKSDGKIILSADEEDLIIVKV
- the LOC144445974 gene encoding histamine N-methyltransferase-like isoform X2, whose protein sequence is MIKTFENFDGSNVSVLRVLAVGSGNGLVDEFIIGVLSKKFSTITYVVVEPDKDELQKFKDLATLKTNQGQWQNVNMEFNNATIEEYREKRNIAETKESFHIVHAIQCAYHFVDPASTLFNLYETLQKDGLLLIVMVKGSAEKVLEKVGEYYYDPKFHFIGSTFVRKSLEERFPDLKVSTKYRKKTIVVNECFKEDSQEGNDMLDLFTEILDFRKTAPKQLYDDVMKMIDTHCIKSDGKIILSADEEDLIIVKV